One genomic region from Candidatus Binatia bacterium encodes:
- the cdaA gene encoding diadenylate cyclase CdaA — MFGRSTIMFSDIIDILVVGVLLYTAMAWVRTTRAAFVLRGMFLLAVIYLVARQLDLQLTAWIFQGFFAIFLIVVVVIFQEELRQIFERLAVWSWRSNGNPTLQSETTRVLVRTVADLAKERIGALIVVRGSDPMARHIVGGIPLDGKLSEPLLKSIFDPHSPGHDGAVIVEQDRIARFAAHLPLSKDLEQLANVGTRHSAALGLAELTDALCVVVSEERGTISVALDGRLQELNSPQELVGLLEGFLGKKYPVQQRRWMPVEHLRANWQGKAIALALAVGFWYVFVPGSKVVEATYKLPVQVQNLPPEYELESVQPTEVQATFSGPRRAFYFFRPKRLKVMVDASSAGLGRRTFTISEQNIRHPADLRLEEVKPPTLRISLRKLARDDEKVSGG, encoded by the coding sequence ATGTTCGGCCGGTCCACCATCATGTTTTCCGACATCATCGACATCCTCGTCGTCGGCGTCCTTCTCTACACGGCGATGGCCTGGGTCAGGACGACGCGCGCGGCGTTCGTGCTGCGCGGCATGTTCCTCCTGGCGGTGATTTACCTGGTCGCGCGCCAGCTCGATCTGCAATTGACCGCGTGGATCTTCCAGGGCTTCTTCGCCATCTTTTTGATCGTCGTGGTGGTGATCTTTCAGGAGGAGCTGAGACAAATTTTCGAAAGGCTCGCGGTGTGGAGCTGGCGCTCCAACGGCAATCCGACGCTGCAATCAGAGACCACGCGCGTCCTGGTGCGGACGGTCGCGGATTTGGCCAAGGAGCGCATCGGCGCCTTGATCGTCGTGCGCGGCAGCGATCCGATGGCGCGCCATATCGTCGGCGGCATTCCGCTCGACGGCAAGCTCAGCGAGCCGCTGCTGAAAAGCATCTTCGATCCCCACTCGCCGGGTCACGACGGCGCCGTCATCGTCGAGCAAGACCGCATTGCGCGTTTTGCCGCCCATCTGCCGCTATCCAAGGACCTCGAACAGCTCGCCAACGTCGGCACGCGCCACAGCGCGGCGCTGGGGCTCGCCGAATTGACCGACGCGCTTTGCGTGGTCGTTTCCGAAGAGAGAGGCACGATCTCGGTGGCGCTGGACGGCAGGCTCCAGGAACTCAACAGCCCTCAGGAGCTGGTCGGTTTGCTGGAAGGGTTTCTGGGAAAAAAATATCCCGTTCAACAACGGCGCTGGATGCCGGTCGAGCACCTGCGCGCCAATTGGCAGGGCAAGGCGATCGCCCTCGCGCTGGCGGTCGGCTTCTGGTACGTGTTCGTTCCCGGCTCGAAGGTAGTGGAGGCCACTTACAAGCTTCCCGTCCAGGTGCAAAATCTCCCGCCGGAGTACGAACTCGAATCGGTTCAGCCGACGGAGGTCCAGGCGACCTTCTCGGGGCCGCGGCGCGCTTTTTATTTCTTTCGACCGAAGCGGCTGAAGGTCATGGTGGACGCGTCCTCGGCGGGGCTGGGCCGGCGGACGTTTACGATTTCCGAGCAGAACATCCGCCATCCCGCCGACCTCCGGCTGGAAGAGGTCAAGCCTCCGACGCTGCGGATCTCCCTCCGCAAGCTCGCGCGCGACGACGAAAAGGTTAGCGGGGGATGA
- a CDS encoding ABC transporter substrate-binding protein: protein MFFISFLCLAPARAAEVRFVTWRDTQGFLDRLVKDFEAQNPDLKIVREIGPHSSTEFHDLVGQKFKNRDPSMDVFFMDVIWPAEFASAGWALPLDRYFPPEERKKFLPATISANTYQGSVYGVPLFVDAGLLYYRKDLLQQYNFPPPRTWPELVEQAKTILAGVNDAQLSGFSGQFKQYEGLVCNMIEYIASRGAEVWDEQALKSALHLPEAQEAVRFVRDRIVGEISHRGVLAYQEPESLALFTQGKAIFHRNWPYAWEEANDPKKSKVAGKVGMTTLPAFPGGKSASTLGGWQLGISRFSRRPEPAWRFIRFMTGEETQKRIALSTGRGLARVDGYRDPEILQKYPHFRTQFETSMQAVPRPRTPVYVPLSNIMQRYFSSAIAVRDSNIDRFARLASRDMDRVLDLLRERAQP, encoded by the coding sequence GTGTTTTTTATTTCATTTCTTTGCCTCGCTCCGGCGCGAGCCGCCGAAGTCCGCTTCGTGACCTGGCGGGACACGCAGGGATTTCTCGACCGGCTGGTCAAAGACTTCGAGGCGCAAAATCCGGATCTGAAGATCGTCCGCGAGATCGGCCCCCATTCCTCCACCGAGTTTCACGATCTGGTCGGCCAGAAGTTCAAAAACCGCGATCCGTCGATGGACGTCTTTTTCATGGACGTGATCTGGCCGGCGGAGTTCGCCTCGGCGGGGTGGGCGCTGCCGCTCGACCGCTACTTTCCGCCCGAAGAGCGGAAGAAATTTTTGCCCGCGACGATTTCGGCGAACACGTACCAGGGAAGCGTCTACGGCGTTCCGCTGTTCGTCGATGCGGGGCTTCTCTACTATCGCAAAGACCTGCTGCAGCAGTACAACTTCCCGCCGCCGCGCACGTGGCCCGAGCTCGTGGAACAGGCGAAGACCATTCTCGCCGGAGTCAATGACGCGCAACTGTCCGGCTTTTCCGGCCAGTTCAAGCAGTACGAAGGTCTCGTCTGCAACATGATCGAATACATCGCGAGCCGCGGGGCCGAAGTATGGGACGAGCAAGCGCTCAAAAGCGCGCTTCATCTGCCGGAGGCCCAAGAGGCGGTGCGGTTCGTCCGCGACCGCATCGTGGGCGAGATCTCTCATCGCGGCGTCCTGGCCTATCAGGAGCCGGAGTCGCTCGCGCTCTTCACCCAGGGCAAGGCGATCTTCCACCGGAATTGGCCGTACGCGTGGGAGGAAGCCAACGATCCGAAAAAATCGAAAGTAGCGGGCAAGGTCGGGATGACGACCTTGCCCGCTTTCCCCGGCGGCAAGAGCGCGTCCACGCTCGGCGGCTGGCAGTTGGGCATCAGCCGCTTTTCCCGCCGGCCGGAGCCGGCCTGGAGATTCATCCGCTTCATGACCGGTGAAGAGACACAGAAGCGGATCGCTCTCTCGACGGGGCGCGGGCTTGCGCGAGTAGACGGGTACCGCGACCCGGAAATTTTGCAGAAGTATCCGCATTTCCGGACGCAGTTCGAAACCTCCATGCAGGCGGTGCCCCGGCCGCGGACGCCGGTTTACGTTCCGCTCTCCAATATCATGCAGCGCTACTTCAGCTCGGCCATCGCCGTGCGCGATTCCAATATAGACCGGTTCGCCCGTTTGGCGTCGAGAGACATGGACCGCGTGTTGGATCTCTTGCGCGAGAGAGCCCAGCCATGA
- a CDS encoding alpha-1,4-glucan--maltose-1-phosphate maltosyltransferase — protein MSRKDCFPQDGRRRAVVENVKPEIDGGRFPAKRTVGDKVAVEADIFADGHDLLSAVLKYRGKNDKGWTEVPMTPLDNDRWRAEFTVEGIGTYLYTIEAWVDRFETWRQGLKKKVAAGQDESLDLTAGASLIERAAKQAAGDDKRKLREQAQALRSDGERKIAGDAGDELSLLMKKYPDRRFASRYEKELAVTVDREKARFSTWYELFPRSFARRPGAHGSFAELEQSLPYVASMGFDVLYLPPIHPIGRDHRKGRNNALTAAPEDPGSPWAIGSTGGGHKTIDPALGTLEDFKRLIAKATGHGLEIALDIAFQCAPDHPYVREHPEWFRKRPDGTVRFAENPPKKYEDIVPLDFETDAWRELWAELRDVVFFWAEQGIRIFRLDNPHTKPFRFWDWLVAEVKERYPDVIFLSEAFTRPKIMVRLAKAGLTQSYTYFTWRRTKAELVEYFEELTQTELREFFRPNLWPNTPDILMDYLQEGGRPAFAARYILAATLGANCGIYGPAFELCENKPREPGSEEYLNAEKYEIKRWDLEKPDSLKDLIAAVNRIRKENPALQSDWSLRFHAVDNDRIICYSKQTEDRANTVLTVVNLACVNSESGFVNLSLAALGLDNDGPYQVHDLLTDARYTWRGARNYVELDPKKIPAHIFRVEEHRTLSR, from the coding sequence ATGAGCCGGAAGGATTGTTTTCCTCAAGACGGACGCCGGCGCGCCGTCGTCGAGAACGTCAAGCCGGAAATCGACGGCGGCCGCTTCCCGGCGAAGCGCACCGTGGGTGACAAGGTGGCGGTCGAGGCGGACATCTTTGCCGACGGACACGACCTGCTGTCGGCCGTCCTCAAATATCGCGGTAAAAATGATAAGGGCTGGACCGAAGTCCCGATGACGCCGCTCGACAACGACCGCTGGCGCGCCGAGTTCACCGTCGAAGGGATCGGAACCTATCTCTACACCATCGAGGCGTGGGTGGACCGGTTCGAGACCTGGCGCCAGGGGCTAAAGAAAAAAGTAGCGGCCGGCCAGGACGAGTCGCTGGATCTGACGGCCGGCGCGTCGCTGATCGAGCGCGCGGCCAAGCAAGCCGCCGGCGACGACAAGAGAAAGCTGCGGGAGCAGGCGCAGGCTTTGCGCTCGGACGGGGAGCGAAAAATCGCGGGCGACGCCGGCGACGAGCTCAGCCTGCTCATGAAGAAATATCCCGACCGGCGCTTCGCCTCCCGCTACGAAAAAGAACTCGCCGTCACCGTCGACCGCGAAAAGGCGCGCTTCAGCACCTGGTACGAGCTTTTTCCGCGCTCGTTCGCCCGCCGGCCGGGAGCGCACGGCAGCTTCGCAGAGCTGGAACAAAGCCTTCCGTACGTCGCCTCCATGGGATTCGACGTGCTCTACCTGCCGCCGATCCATCCAATCGGGCGGGATCATCGCAAGGGCAGGAACAACGCTCTCACCGCCGCGCCGGAAGACCCCGGAAGCCCGTGGGCCATCGGTTCGACCGGCGGCGGTCATAAAACGATTGATCCCGCGCTTGGAACTTTGGAAGACTTCAAGCGCCTCATCGCCAAGGCGACAGGCCACGGCCTGGAGATTGCGCTCGACATCGCCTTTCAATGCGCGCCGGACCACCCGTACGTGAGAGAGCATCCGGAATGGTTTCGCAAGCGGCCGGACGGAACCGTACGATTTGCCGAGAACCCGCCGAAAAAATACGAGGACATCGTTCCGCTTGACTTCGAGACGGACGCATGGCGCGAGCTGTGGGCGGAGCTCAGGGACGTGGTGTTTTTCTGGGCGGAGCAGGGCATCAGGATTTTCCGCCTGGACAATCCGCACACCAAACCGTTTCGCTTTTGGGATTGGCTCGTCGCCGAAGTGAAAGAGCGCTACCCCGACGTGATCTTTCTTTCCGAGGCGTTTACTCGCCCGAAGATCATGGTCCGCCTGGCCAAGGCGGGTCTCACGCAGTCGTACACCTATTTTACATGGAGACGGACCAAGGCTGAGCTGGTTGAATACTTCGAGGAACTCACCCAGACCGAGCTGCGCGAGTTTTTCCGCCCGAACCTGTGGCCGAACACGCCGGATATTTTGATGGACTATCTGCAAGAGGGCGGGCGGCCGGCCTTTGCCGCGCGCTATATTCTAGCGGCCACGCTCGGCGCCAACTGCGGCATCTACGGCCCGGCCTTCGAGCTGTGCGAGAATAAGCCGAGGGAGCCGGGCAGCGAAGAGTATCTCAACGCGGAAAAATACGAGATCAAACGCTGGGACCTGGAAAAGCCGGACAGCCTGAAAGATCTGATCGCCGCCGTGAACCGCATCCGCAAGGAAAATCCGGCGCTGCAGAGCGACTGGAGCTTGCGATTTCATGCGGTCGATAACGATCGGATCATCTGCTACAGCAAGCAGACCGAGGACCGGGCCAACACGGTCCTCACGGTCGTCAATCTCGCTTGCGTCAACAGCGAGTCCGGCTTTGTGAATCTTTCGCTGGCCGCTCTCGGGCTCGACAACGATGGGCCTTACCAGGTGCACGACCTTTTGACCGACGCCAGATACACCTGGCGCGGCGCAAGAAACTACGTGGAGCTTGATCCGAAAAAGATTCCGGCGCACATTTTCCGGGTGGAAGAACACAGGACGCTCTCGAGGTGA
- a CDS encoding sugar ABC transporter permease, with amino-acid sequence MRVRNPALWYIFPSLLFVAVFSLYPIFASARLSFYRLILTLPWLGEKFVGLENYQDLATDPVALHSLTITLIFVAATSIMEVIIGLGMALVLNESFRGRGLLRAVVLVPWAIPTVVSSQMWRFIFNDRYGMFNFLIFGEKTELYLAPLADTLLAPLAIIVGDVWKTSAFAALIVLAGLQTIPDELYEAADIDGATAWQKFRRVTLPLIRPALLLALLFRTIDGFKVFDLVFVMTQGGPADATNVLQFYGYKKTFAEGMIGYGSAISVGVFLFSLALALAYIRLLGARILEKNGTK; translated from the coding sequence ATGAGAGTCCGCAACCCTGCGCTCTGGTATATCTTTCCCAGTCTTCTCTTCGTCGCCGTCTTTTCACTCTATCCGATCTTCGCGTCGGCGCGCTTGAGCTTCTACCGTTTGATCCTCACGCTCCCCTGGCTCGGAGAGAAATTCGTCGGCCTGGAAAACTATCAGGACCTCGCGACCGACCCCGTCGCGCTGCACTCGCTTACCATCACGCTGATCTTCGTCGCGGCAACATCGATCATGGAAGTGATCATCGGACTCGGCATGGCCCTGGTCTTGAACGAATCGTTTCGCGGCCGCGGCCTGCTGCGCGCCGTCGTGCTCGTCCCCTGGGCGATTCCCACCGTAGTCTCGTCGCAGATGTGGCGCTTCATCTTCAACGATCGCTACGGCATGTTCAATTTTTTGATCTTCGGCGAGAAAACCGAGCTCTATCTCGCGCCGCTGGCGGACACGCTGCTGGCGCCGCTTGCGATCATCGTCGGCGACGTCTGGAAAACCAGCGCGTTCGCGGCGCTGATCGTTCTTGCCGGCCTGCAGACGATTCCCGACGAGCTTTACGAGGCGGCCGACATCGACGGAGCGACGGCGTGGCAGAAATTCCGCCGCGTCACCTTGCCGCTGATCCGGCCGGCGCTGCTGTTGGCGCTGCTCTTTAGAACGATCGACGGCTTCAAGGTCTTCGACCTCGTTTTCGTCATGACCCAGGGAGGACCGGCCGACGCGACCAACGTGCTGCAATTTTACGGCTACAAGAAAACGTTCGCCGAGGGGATGATCGGCTACGGCTCGGCGATTTCGGTCGGTGTGTTTCTCTTCTCCCTCGCGCTCGCCCTCGCCTACATTCGCTTGCTGGGCGCGCGTATCCTGGAAAAGAACGGGACGAAATGA
- a CDS encoding DUF4410 domain-containing protein: protein MFSPDRQLSAVKNLFEGEQMRKLAGLSTCLSFFCAACVSIAELPESVQIQAPMPKDIRSAVIHPVPMKPGTMKNVDSRSDTPQVFAGQVKDALALRRPSWRIKVIGEGEPGAVGDEEIAVRIEFLEIDGGSAGLRFWIGFSAGATESLVRVSIIDRTGKDLASTKISERTMCPLGACVESNEASIRRNLQDLAVEVAEFITDPAGYQKKKASES from the coding sequence ATGTTCTCTCCGGACCGTCAATTATCCGCAGTCAAGAATTTATTCGAGGGTGAACAAATGAGAAAACTGGCTGGGCTATCAACCTGTCTATCTTTTTTTTGCGCGGCATGTGTCAGCATTGCAGAATTGCCCGAAAGCGTACAGATTCAGGCGCCCATGCCGAAGGATATACGATCCGCAGTCATTCATCCTGTGCCGATGAAACCGGGAACGATGAAGAATGTGGACAGCCGAAGCGATACGCCGCAAGTCTTTGCTGGCCAGGTCAAAGATGCGTTAGCTCTCAGGCGCCCGAGCTGGCGTATCAAGGTCATTGGCGAGGGCGAGCCTGGCGCAGTCGGCGATGAAGAGATTGCTGTTAGAATCGAATTTCTGGAGATCGACGGCGGCAGTGCCGGTCTTAGATTTTGGATTGGCTTTAGTGCCGGAGCTACAGAATCTCTTGTAAGGGTCTCCATTATAGACAGAACAGGGAAGGATTTGGCTTCGACGAAAATCTCCGAGCGGACGATGTGTCCTCTTGGCGCCTGTGTGGAATCGAACGAAGCCTCGATTCGGAGAAATCTCCAAGACCTGGCTGTCGAAGTGGCTGAGTTTATCACCGATCCGGCAGGTTATCAGAAGAAAAAGGCATCTGAATCCTGA
- the ugpC gene encoding sn-glycerol-3-phosphate ABC transporter ATP-binding protein UgpC — MASLTVRNLSKSFGAGKVLDDISFEVADGEFCILLGPSGCGKTTLLRAVAGLEEAESGNIVIGDKHVDSLPPRERDVAFVFQNYALYPHLNVFENLAFSLRLRRRPDKEIRLNVEETAKLLEIHELLARKPQELSGGQRQRVAVGRAIVRRPKIFLFDEPLSNLDAALRAGMRVELARLHQRLRATIVYVTHDQAEAMTLGEKIIVLNKGAIQQIGPPSEIYQRPVNTFVATFVGSPQMNLIEGTVDARGIFTSNGCKIDLSPILGERRSEFAGKPLTVGIRPEDLQPADSNRAFIEGEVELVEDLGSDKFVHLTCGSRQLISRLPPNVSVNRGDTLHLTADPTKLHLFHQGRRVG; from the coding sequence ATGGCGTCACTGACGGTACGTAATCTCTCGAAGTCTTTCGGCGCGGGGAAAGTGCTCGACGATATCAGCTTCGAGGTCGCCGACGGGGAATTCTGCATTCTCCTCGGCCCTTCCGGCTGCGGCAAGACGACGCTTCTCCGCGCCGTCGCCGGCTTGGAGGAAGCCGAGAGTGGAAACATCGTCATCGGCGACAAGCACGTGGACTCGCTTCCACCGCGCGAGCGCGACGTCGCTTTCGTCTTTCAAAACTACGCGCTTTATCCGCATCTCAACGTCTTTGAGAATCTCGCCTTCTCCCTCAGGCTGCGCCGCCGGCCGGATAAAGAAATACGCCTAAATGTCGAAGAGACCGCTAAGCTTCTGGAGATTCATGAACTCCTGGCGCGCAAGCCCCAGGAGCTGAGCGGCGGACAGCGCCAGCGCGTGGCGGTCGGACGCGCGATCGTGCGCCGGCCGAAGATTTTTCTCTTCGACGAGCCGCTTTCCAACCTCGACGCCGCGCTTCGCGCCGGCATGCGCGTCGAGCTCGCGCGGCTACACCAGCGGCTACGCGCGACGATCGTCTACGTCACGCACGACCAGGCCGAGGCGATGACCTTGGGAGAAAAGATCATCGTCCTGAATAAAGGAGCTATACAACAGATCGGCCCGCCGTCGGAGATTTACCAGCGGCCGGTGAACACTTTCGTCGCAACCTTCGTCGGCAGCCCGCAGATGAATCTGATCGAGGGAACTGTCGATGCCCGGGGAATTTTCACTAGCAACGGCTGCAAGATCGACCTCTCCCCTATTCTCGGCGAACGCCGCAGCGAATTTGCCGGCAAACCTCTGACCGTCGGCATCCGTCCCGAAGATTTACAACCCGCCGATTCGAACCGCGCATTCATCGAGGGCGAAGTGGAACTCGTCGAAGACCTCGGCTCCGACAAGTTCGTCCATCTCACATGCGGCAGCCGACAATTGATCTCCCGCCTGCCTCCAAATGTTTCCGTCAATCGAGGCGACACGCTTCACCTTACAGCCGATCCGACGAAGCTGCACTTGTTTCACCAGGGAAGACGCGTGGGATAA
- a CDS encoding carbohydrate ABC transporter permease: MKKLLFSLYVTAIAAFSLIPFLWFVLTSWKSPVQITAIPPELVPDFHWGFYRSALESYGLLGYIRNSALVASATTLVSIAIGSLTAYALTRFHSAWLKFYLMLLLCVSMFPQIAIAGPVWRILNGLGWLNTYQGIVAAYIPLSLPLAIWILTTFFKELPYEIEEAALVDGCTRLQALWRVVFPLAAPGIFTASILVFIFAWNEFFFALIVLTSPGLQTLPVGIALFPGEYTMPWGEIAAASTIATLPLIALTLVFQRRIIRGLSAGAVKG; this comes from the coding sequence ATGAAGAAGCTGCTTTTCTCTTTGTACGTGACGGCGATCGCTGCGTTCAGCCTCATTCCCTTCCTCTGGTTCGTCCTCACCTCGTGGAAAAGCCCGGTGCAGATCACCGCGATCCCGCCCGAGCTCGTTCCGGACTTTCACTGGGGCTTCTATCGCTCGGCGCTGGAGAGCTACGGCCTTCTCGGCTATATCCGCAACAGCGCGCTGGTCGCGAGCGCGACCACGTTGGTCAGCATCGCCATCGGCTCGTTGACCGCTTACGCGCTCACGCGGTTTCATTCCGCCTGGCTCAAATTTTATCTCATGCTCCTCCTCTGCGTCTCGATGTTCCCGCAAATCGCCATCGCCGGCCCCGTGTGGCGAATTCTCAACGGCCTCGGCTGGCTGAATACCTATCAGGGCATCGTCGCCGCCTACATCCCGCTCTCGCTGCCGCTCGCGATCTGGATTCTAACCACTTTTTTCAAGGAGCTGCCTTACGAGATCGAGGAGGCCGCCCTGGTGGACGGCTGCACTCGGCTCCAGGCGCTGTGGAGGGTCGTCTTCCCGCTGGCGGCGCCGGGAATATTCACCGCCTCGATTCTTGTCTTCATCTTCGCGTGGAACGAATTTTTCTTCGCCTTGATCGTTCTCACCTCTCCGGGATTGCAGACCTTGCCCGTCGGCATCGCGCTTTTTCCCGGCGAATACACGATGCCGTGGGGCGAGATCGCCGCGGCGTCGACGATCGCGACGCTGCCGTTGATCGCGCTCACGCTCGTGTTTCAGCGGCGCATCATCCGCGGCTTGTCGGCGGGAGCGGTGAAAGGGTAA